In a single window of the Paenibacillus sp. MMS20-IR301 genome:
- a CDS encoding sugar ABC transporter permease — MKQKQHGFWDDVKKYRSLLLMLVPAVLFFLLFAYIPMSGIILAFKQYDYTGGVFGSPWNGWDNFKFFFNSGDAWRVTRNTALYNIAFIVVNNVVQIFAAILLFEVAGKWFRKITQTVLFLPYFISWVVVGAIAYNLFNFDVGTINVLLKGLGMQPVDIYNTAAYWPVILVVVSAWKTLGYGTIMYLAAITSIDTEMYEAAEIDGANIFQRIMKITVPNLMPTVIILVLLAIGNVFRGDFGMFYNMVGNNGLLFSSTDVIDTFVFRSLTTSNEIGMSAAAGFYQSLLGFVTIMLANYAVRKYDKDRALF; from the coding sequence ATGAAACAGAAACAACATGGATTCTGGGATGATGTCAAGAAGTACAGATCCTTGCTCCTCATGCTTGTACCGGCGGTATTGTTCTTCCTGCTCTTTGCTTATATCCCTATGTCAGGCATTATCCTGGCGTTTAAGCAATACGACTACACCGGCGGGGTCTTCGGCAGCCCCTGGAACGGATGGGACAACTTTAAATTCTTCTTCAATTCAGGTGACGCCTGGCGCGTAACACGCAACACAGCGCTGTACAATATTGCTTTTATCGTTGTCAACAACGTGGTTCAAATCTTTGCGGCCATTCTGCTGTTCGAGGTTGCCGGCAAGTGGTTCCGGAAGATTACCCAAACGGTATTGTTCCTGCCCTACTTCATTTCCTGGGTTGTGGTTGGAGCCATTGCCTACAACCTGTTCAACTTCGACGTAGGTACCATCAACGTATTGCTGAAGGGACTCGGCATGCAGCCGGTCGACATCTATAATACCGCTGCTTACTGGCCGGTAATTCTGGTGGTCGTCTCCGCGTGGAAGACCCTGGGCTATGGTACAATCATGTATCTGGCCGCCATCACCAGCATTGATACCGAAATGTACGAAGCGGCTGAGATTGACGGGGCGAATATTTTCCAGCGGATTATGAAAATTACGGTTCCGAACCTGATGCCTACAGTCATCATTCTGGTGCTGCTCGCCATCGGTAACGTCTTCCGCGGAGACTTCGGGATGTTCTACAACATGGTCGGCAACAACGGCCTGCTGTTCTCTTCGACGGACGTAATTGACACCTTCGTGTTCCGCTCGCTGACCACTTCCAATGAGATCGGAATGTCCGCTGCGGCCGGCTTCTATCAATCCCTGCTTGGCTTCGTTACCATTATGCTGGCCAACTATGCAGTACGTAAATACGACAAAGACCGTGCTCTATTCTAG
- a CDS encoding response regulator — translation MSINVLLVDDEAIDLEWLRRRVLASPLDLAVVGTANSGFNALKIMEQERIDIILSDIRMPIMTGTEFARRAKAIYPKIKIVFISGHEDFSYAKEAIEINASGYLLKPVEDKDLYDMLGSLCAAMEQEREQDRSFSEALSLVNKELILRWFEDPSPEPAEQHLQSALAPLLLKGAAVAIVEIDDLEWKMRDLSEEDTRARTRQMTGLIKSFVEEANLGTLIPLQHHRSVILCSLPEDTFLSLLEELVRKAGELCFCSVTVGAGRYAQDEAGLHESYQQALAALSAKWLLGKNRLIRDNMESSPRGTPGTRIEQTVEQLLGAIIEYDLVAIDDHLLELFTSAGKKDVYELIIRITSKLHADLQQQSENLYELLQWESHQPDILFQFETIHDILSWMRRRFFELSELLYVKRQRQKRKLIDEIMNYVEENLEKKITLKEVAAHFDFTPNYLGFLFKEESGLPFSEYVNERKTSRVFELLSDPTLKIYEIAERMGYKNIIYFNRQFKQITGMTPGEYRKKHKI, via the coding sequence ATGAGTATCAACGTATTGCTGGTGGATGATGAAGCAATCGATCTGGAGTGGCTGCGGCGCAGAGTGCTGGCCAGCCCGCTTGATCTTGCAGTAGTAGGCACAGCGAACAGCGGCTTCAATGCGCTGAAGATTATGGAGCAGGAGCGGATTGATATTATCCTCTCCGATATCCGGATGCCGATTATGACCGGAACAGAGTTTGCGCGCCGGGCTAAAGCGATCTATCCCAAGATCAAGATCGTATTCATCAGCGGGCATGAGGATTTCAGCTACGCCAAGGAAGCAATTGAGATTAATGCCTCGGGGTATCTGCTGAAGCCTGTTGAGGACAAGGACCTGTACGACATGCTGGGGTCGTTATGCGCAGCGATGGAGCAGGAGCGGGAGCAGGACCGTTCCTTCAGCGAAGCACTGTCGCTTGTCAATAAGGAGCTGATTCTGCGCTGGTTCGAAGATCCGTCTCCCGAGCCGGCGGAGCAGCATTTGCAAAGTGCCCTGGCTCCGCTGCTGCTCAAGGGTGCAGCAGTAGCGATTGTTGAGATTGATGATCTGGAATGGAAAATGCGTGATTTGTCCGAGGAGGATACCCGTGCCCGGACACGGCAGATGACCGGACTCATCAAGTCCTTTGTCGAGGAGGCCAATCTGGGAACACTGATCCCGCTGCAGCATCACAGGTCCGTCATTCTGTGCAGCCTCCCGGAGGACACCTTCCTGAGTCTGCTGGAGGAGCTGGTCCGCAAGGCAGGGGAACTGTGCTTCTGTTCCGTGACTGTCGGAGCCGGCCGTTATGCCCAGGATGAGGCAGGGCTTCATGAGTCTTACCAGCAGGCGCTGGCCGCGCTCAGCGCGAAATGGCTGCTGGGCAAAAACCGGCTGATCCGTGACAATATGGAATCTTCACCGCGCGGGACACCGGGGACCCGGATTGAGCAGACGGTCGAGCAGCTGCTCGGGGCAATCATCGAGTATGATCTGGTGGCCATTGACGACCATCTGCTGGAATTGTTCACAAGTGCGGGCAAGAAGGATGTCTATGAGCTGATTATACGCATCACCTCCAAGCTGCATGCAGATCTGCAGCAGCAAAGTGAGAATCTGTACGAGCTGCTGCAGTGGGAGTCCCATCAGCCGGATATCCTGTTCCAGTTCGAGACGATCCATGACATTCTGTCCTGGATGCGGCGCCGGTTCTTCGAGCTGTCGGAGCTGCTGTACGTGAAGCGGCAGCGGCAGAAGCGCAAGCTGATCGATGAGATTATGAACTATGTGGAGGAGAACCTCGAGAAGAAGATTACCCTGAAAGAGGTTGCTGCCCATTTCGACTTCACGCCGAACTATCTCGGCTTCCTGTTCAAGGAAGAATCCGGGCTGCCGTTCAGTGAATATGTGAATGAACGCAAGACCAGCCGGGTCTTCGAGCTGCTGAGTGATCCGACGCTCAAGATCTATGAGATTGCCGAGCGGATGGGATACAAGAATATTATCTATTTCAACCGGCAGTTCAAGCAGATAACAGGCATGACACCCGGCGAGTACCGGAAAAAACATAAAATTTAA
- a CDS encoding sensor histidine kinase, whose translation MMPKLKKYMPFTYKMMIPYLLLVLLTDVFIGYISYSMLTDSRTEMAESNIRTGMEQARNNIRYQMDEIQRMSDNIFGSQPFQRALELRGTPFEIYLAMIDEIVPQITAPLQLFGNKIRFMLYTPNSDLNIVSGDNLDEPIIDSDYYILPFDEITGSSWYLSLKDSKRDNLWLQIDTDQKLGNLSHVRRLVNFSDYKTVIGYVRITVSLEDLFGGFDTFPVEEGITLRLVEQATGGILFQRGTADYADGHENFLSLHEQIPGSDFVIEAMVPQRYLTQDAGRLRRVIIAVCSLSFLVMTLIGFMVARISGRKMSRIVGLVRSFQEGNFQKRIRFSGNDEFVQIADSFNDMAGNIQGLINSVYVQGIQKKQAELEALQAQINPHFLYNTLSTISSLANLGEIGKVTEMVQGLSRFYRLTLNQGNVYIALEKELEQVATYLEIQRVKYADSFTLYVDVDEEIMGMQVIKLVLQPFVENVFKHAWFGETIAIRLTGRRVGSNIELKVIDNGIGMRPEVVRKMMNGPSQSGGYGVKNVDERIKLRYGDAYGVTIASFYGAGTTVRLLLPAGLQDHDDLHEEL comes from the coding sequence ATGATGCCTAAGCTGAAGAAGTACATGCCGTTCACCTATAAAATGATGATTCCTTATCTGCTCCTGGTGCTCCTGACCGATGTGTTCATCGGGTATATCTCGTATTCCATGCTGACCGATTCCCGGACAGAGATGGCCGAGTCCAACATCAGGACAGGCATGGAGCAGGCCCGGAATAATATCCGATACCAGATGGATGAAATCCAGCGGATGTCGGATAACATATTCGGCAGCCAGCCGTTCCAGCGCGCACTCGAGCTGAGAGGCACTCCGTTTGAGATTTATCTGGCGATGATAGATGAGATAGTGCCGCAGATTACCGCTCCGCTGCAGCTGTTCGGGAATAAGATCCGCTTCATGCTGTATACCCCTAACAGCGATCTCAATATTGTCTCCGGCGACAATCTGGATGAGCCGATTATTGACAGCGATTATTATATCCTGCCTTTTGACGAGATTACGGGAAGCAGCTGGTACCTGTCGCTGAAGGATTCGAAGCGTGATAATCTATGGCTGCAGATTGATACGGACCAGAAGCTGGGCAATCTCTCGCATGTCCGCAGGCTGGTTAACTTCAGTGATTACAAGACCGTTATCGGCTATGTGCGGATTACGGTCTCCCTGGAGGATCTGTTCGGCGGGTTCGACACCTTCCCGGTAGAGGAGGGCATTACCCTGCGGCTGGTGGAGCAGGCTACCGGCGGCATTCTGTTCCAGCGCGGCACTGCGGATTATGCGGACGGGCACGAGAATTTCCTTAGTCTGCATGAGCAGATTCCGGGCAGTGACTTCGTGATTGAAGCTATGGTTCCGCAAAGATATCTGACCCAGGATGCCGGGCGGCTGCGCAGGGTAATTATCGCTGTCTGTTCGCTCAGCTTCCTCGTTATGACCTTAATCGGGTTCATGGTAGCCCGGATCTCCGGGCGCAAGATGAGCCGGATTGTCGGCCTCGTGCGCTCCTTCCAGGAGGGGAATTTCCAGAAGCGGATCCGGTTCTCCGGCAATGATGAATTTGTGCAGATTGCCGATTCCTTCAATGATATGGCCGGCAATATTCAGGGGCTGATCAACAGTGTCTATGTCCAGGGCATCCAGAAGAAGCAGGCGGAGCTGGAGGCGCTGCAGGCGCAGATTAATCCGCATTTCCTCTATAATACGCTCTCGACGATCAGCAGCTTGGCGAACTTAGGCGAAATCGGCAAGGTCACGGAGATGGTCCAGGGTCTGTCGCGTTTCTACCGGCTGACGCTGAACCAGGGCAATGTGTATATTGCGCTGGAAAAGGAGCTGGAGCAGGTGGCAACCTACCTGGAAATCCAGCGGGTCAAGTATGCAGACAGCTTCACTTTATATGTCGATGTGGATGAAGAGATAATGGGGATGCAGGTCATTAAGCTGGTACTGCAGCCTTTTGTCGAAAATGTATTCAAGCATGCCTGGTTCGGTGAGACGATTGCCATCCGGCTGACGGGCAGGCGGGTAGGCAGCAATATTGAGCTGAAGGTTATCGATAACGGGATTGGAATGCGCCCGGAGGTTGTCCGTAAAATGATGAACGGTCCCAGCCAGTCCGGCGGTTACGGGGTTAAAAATGTGGACGAGCGGATTAAGCTCAGATATGGCGATGCCTATGGTGTGACCATTGCCAGCTTCTACGGGGCAGGCACAACCGTCAGGCTGCTGCTTCCCGCCGGTCTTCAAGACCATGACGATCTGCATGAAGAACTGTAA